A single region of the Plantactinospora soyae genome encodes:
- a CDS encoding NAD(P)/FAD-dependent oxidoreductase produces the protein MAEHTDPRPSVVVVGGGYGGINAAKALDEVAEVTLVDPTEAFTHNVAAWRALVEPEWLDRIFMPYDRLLKHGRFVRDRAVAVDGRRVTLASGVRLEPDYLILATGSSYPFPAKVDEITVDTARARFREAHSVLLDAERVLLIGAGPSGLELAGEIKSFYPDKHVTIADVSPDILPGPFDQELRDELRRQLDKLGVELALGSPLRALPDAAPATRAPISVQTEAGEELTADVWYRCFGVAPASDYLNGPMAQVRDEKGYLRVDGQLRIVGQDRVYAIGDVSDADYNMAGRAGAQAEVVAANIKATITGEGEVGEYQPMPPVILVPLGPEGGAGQLPGMDGIAGPELAAEYKGRNLLSERFSVLFDADPAEGR, from the coding sequence ATGGCTGAGCACACTGACCCCCGGCCCAGCGTGGTGGTCGTGGGTGGCGGATACGGCGGGATCAACGCCGCCAAGGCCCTGGACGAGGTCGCCGAGGTGACCCTGGTCGACCCGACCGAGGCGTTCACGCACAACGTGGCGGCCTGGCGGGCGCTGGTAGAGCCGGAGTGGCTGGACCGGATCTTCATGCCGTACGACCGGCTGCTCAAGCACGGGCGCTTCGTACGGGACCGGGCGGTGGCGGTCGACGGTCGGCGGGTCACCCTGGCCTCCGGCGTACGGCTGGAGCCGGACTACCTGATCCTGGCCACCGGTTCGTCCTACCCGTTCCCGGCGAAGGTCGACGAGATCACCGTCGACACCGCGCGGGCCCGGTTCCGGGAGGCGCACTCGGTCCTGCTCGACGCCGAGCGGGTACTGCTGATCGGCGCCGGCCCGTCCGGCCTGGAGCTGGCCGGTGAGATCAAGTCGTTCTATCCGGACAAGCACGTGACGATCGCGGACGTCTCCCCGGACATCCTGCCCGGCCCGTTCGACCAGGAACTCCGGGACGAGCTGCGTCGCCAGCTCGACAAGCTTGGCGTCGAACTCGCGCTCGGCAGCCCGCTGCGGGCGCTGCCCGACGCCGCGCCGGCCACCCGGGCACCGATCTCGGTGCAGACCGAGGCGGGCGAGGAGTTGACCGCCGACGTCTGGTACCGGTGCTTCGGGGTCGCCCCGGCCAGCGACTACCTGAACGGCCCGATGGCACAGGTGCGGGACGAGAAGGGCTACCTGCGGGTCGACGGGCAGTTGCGGATCGTCGGCCAGGACCGGGTCTACGCGATCGGCGACGTCTCCGACGCGGACTACAACATGGCCGGCCGGGCCGGGGCCCAGGCGGAGGTCGTGGCGGCCAACATCAAGGCCACGATCACCGGCGAGGGCGAGGTCGGCGAGTACCAGCCGATGCCGCCGGTCATCCTGGTGCCGCTCGGGCCGGAGGGCGGCGCCGGACAGCTTCCGGGAATGGACGGCATCGCCGGTCCGGAACTCGCCGCCGAGTACAAGGGCCGGAACCTGCTCTCCGAGAGGTTCAGCGTGCTGTTCGACGCCGACCCCGCCGAGGGCCGCTGA
- a CDS encoding ABC transporter ATP-binding protein: MIEADNLGIRFVRNRRRNLRLREMFIHRGGRQPAAGVFWPLREVSFEVNAGDTVGIIGRNGTGKSTLLRLIAGVLIPDEGEIRVRGAVAPLLELSAGFSNDLTGRENVHLVGSLHGLSPSFLRRHFDQIIDFAGEQIANAIDTPVRHYSSGMKVRLGFSVIAQLQHPILLMDEVTAVGDADFRKKCYDTIDGLIAEGRTVMLVSHNENDLTRFCTRGLYFDGGRLRVDGTIREALDAYHDVVRP; this comes from the coding sequence ATGATCGAGGCGGACAACCTGGGCATCCGGTTCGTCCGCAACCGGCGGCGCAACCTGCGGCTGCGGGAGATGTTCATCCACCGGGGCGGTCGGCAGCCGGCCGCCGGGGTGTTCTGGCCGCTGCGCGAGGTCTCGTTCGAGGTGAATGCCGGCGACACCGTCGGGATCATCGGCCGCAACGGCACCGGCAAGAGCACGCTGCTGCGCCTGATCGCCGGGGTGCTGATCCCCGACGAGGGCGAGATCCGGGTACGCGGCGCGGTGGCCCCGCTGCTGGAACTCTCGGCCGGCTTCTCCAACGACCTCACCGGGCGGGAGAACGTCCACCTGGTGGGCTCGCTGCACGGACTCAGCCCGAGCTTCCTCCGGCGGCACTTCGACCAGATCATCGACTTCGCCGGTGAGCAGATCGCCAACGCCATCGACACCCCGGTCCGGCACTACTCGTCCGGGATGAAGGTCCGGCTGGGCTTCTCGGTGATCGCCCAGCTCCAGCATCCGATCCTGCTGATGGACGAGGTGACGGCGGTCGGCGACGCCGACTTCCGGAAGAAGTGCTACGACACCATCGACGGACTGATCGCCGAGGGTCGTACCGTGATGCTGGTCTCACACAATGAAAACGATCTCACCCGGTTCTGTACCCGGGGACTCTATTTCGACGGAGGACGATTACGGGTGGACGGCACCATACGCGAGGCACTTGACGCATACCACGACGTGGTCAGGCCGTGA
- a CDS encoding PspC domain-containing protein, producing the protein MSRKLTRPRDNRMIAGVCAGLARRFGMSAGMMRLLFVLSVLLPGPQVIVYLALWIIMPNEDRYLANSH; encoded by the coding sequence ATGAGTCGCAAGCTGACCCGCCCCCGGGACAACCGAATGATCGCCGGTGTCTGCGCCGGCCTCGCCCGTCGCTTCGGCATGTCCGCCGGGATGATGCGGCTGCTCTTCGTGCTGTCCGTGCTGCTGCCGGGCCCGCAGGTGATCGTCTACCTGGCGCTCTGGATCATCATGCCGAACGAGGACCGCTACCTGGCCAACTCCCACTGA
- a CDS encoding glycosyltransferase family 2 protein → MPGSERPEKYLRWRVRIGDPADRRHRRWPLALLGSGLTELPDDGGSGLTELPDDGTAPGLPERGTRTGPPGSRPGRAGRRRGPVGPWHQVFVGRMVVTAGSVDRLRRLLDHPVSLARVRRVTVVVQEWQIPQRGWSGRLGPLPHLLTQRVRTPRDDRGRVVVEIEVRWSVPLRSVLVAVLPLLLPVRPMPTPGGPEVTAQDVFPEWLGAGPRLDAIAGELPGSDDIRPYDIVLRPGDAAPGTAGGATGPSYREVCTVDRYGAASPVGDGFGVGRTSVLLDLEHAVPVGRYGPFGPAAPRAELTFPSDPDGRGWRIVGPDGLDRGGRLDRRWPAEEVRAALDGIGVLDCRAIPGRYPEAEAALLLHLVLAGVLVHAPELPPACAAHLADELVELLAGPLPDRPGPAPARYADLDWEARAVRQRRAAMRRHGREFALPRLTVDAFPGFGRLPSVSALLVTRRLAYVLDAVAAIEAQSYPELEIVLCLHGVGLPADLRTRLARCTRQLEIVEVPAGQSFGEAVGAATARARGSLVTKFDDDDTYGPEHVWDLVLARHHSGATLVGKPAEFVYVETLGTTVRRDAGAPESFAPVVAGGTMLIGRGDLEEVGGWRPVPRSVDRGLIDRVRRAGGLIYRTHPLGYVYQRRSAGHTWDPGLEYFLRDAGAQWSGLPRHAEFGTASVRESTPDLATAGPAGPLPSGRGPAGPVLTRADSSRPPRGGFPASPGADDDVPRRRGGSTVGHCRLL, encoded by the coding sequence GTGCCAGGCAGCGAACGCCCGGAGAAGTACCTCCGTTGGCGGGTCCGGATCGGTGATCCGGCTGACCGGCGGCACCGACGGTGGCCGCTCGCCCTGCTCGGTTCCGGCCTGACCGAGTTGCCGGACGACGGTGGCTCCGGTCTGACCGAGCTGCCGGACGACGGCACCGCGCCGGGACTGCCGGAGCGGGGAACCCGGACCGGACCGCCGGGAAGCCGTCCCGGGCGGGCCGGGCGTCGCCGGGGACCGGTCGGGCCGTGGCACCAGGTCTTCGTCGGCCGGATGGTCGTCACCGCCGGCTCGGTGGACCGGCTGCGACGGCTGCTCGACCATCCGGTCTCGCTGGCCCGGGTACGCCGGGTCACCGTCGTGGTGCAGGAGTGGCAGATCCCCCAGCGCGGCTGGTCCGGGCGGTTGGGTCCACTGCCGCACCTGCTCACCCAGCGGGTCCGTACACCCCGGGACGACCGGGGCCGGGTGGTGGTCGAGATCGAGGTCAGGTGGTCCGTCCCACTCCGCTCGGTGCTGGTCGCCGTCCTGCCGCTGCTTCTTCCGGTACGCCCGATGCCGACGCCGGGTGGTCCCGAGGTGACCGCCCAGGACGTCTTCCCCGAGTGGCTGGGCGCGGGCCCCCGCCTCGACGCGATCGCCGGTGAACTGCCCGGCAGCGACGACATCCGCCCGTACGACATCGTGCTCCGGCCGGGCGACGCCGCACCGGGTACGGCGGGCGGCGCGACCGGTCCGTCGTACCGGGAGGTGTGCACCGTCGACCGGTACGGTGCCGCGTCCCCGGTCGGCGACGGGTTCGGCGTGGGCCGGACGTCGGTGCTGCTGGACCTCGAACACGCCGTACCCGTCGGTCGTTACGGACCCTTCGGTCCCGCCGCGCCCCGAGCGGAGTTGACCTTTCCCTCCGATCCGGACGGTCGGGGTTGGCGGATCGTCGGCCCGGACGGGCTCGACCGTGGCGGCCGGCTGGACCGGCGGTGGCCGGCCGAGGAGGTCCGGGCGGCACTCGACGGGATCGGCGTGCTCGACTGCCGGGCGATTCCGGGGCGGTACCCGGAGGCGGAGGCGGCGCTGCTGCTGCACCTCGTGCTGGCCGGCGTACTGGTCCACGCGCCGGAACTGCCGCCGGCCTGTGCCGCGCACCTGGCCGACGAGCTGGTCGAACTGCTCGCCGGGCCGCTGCCCGACCGGCCCGGTCCGGCGCCCGCCCGGTACGCGGACCTGGACTGGGAGGCACGGGCGGTACGCCAGCGTCGTGCCGCGATGCGCCGGCACGGCCGCGAGTTCGCGCTGCCCCGGCTGACGGTGGACGCCTTTCCGGGCTTCGGGCGGCTGCCCTCGGTCTCCGCCCTGCTGGTCACCCGTCGGTTGGCGTACGTCCTCGACGCGGTCGCCGCGATCGAGGCGCAGAGCTATCCCGAGCTGGAGATCGTGCTCTGCCTGCACGGCGTGGGCCTGCCGGCCGACCTGCGTACCCGGCTGGCGCGCTGCACCCGACAACTGGAGATCGTCGAGGTGCCGGCCGGGCAGAGTTTCGGCGAGGCGGTCGGCGCGGCCACCGCCCGGGCCCGGGGCAGCCTGGTGACCAAGTTCGACGATGACGACACGTACGGACCGGAGCACGTCTGGGACCTGGTGCTCGCCCGGCACCACTCCGGGGCGACGCTGGTCGGCAAGCCGGCCGAGTTCGTCTACGTGGAGACCCTGGGCACCACGGTCCGGCGGGACGCGGGGGCGCCGGAGAGCTTCGCCCCGGTCGTCGCCGGCGGCACGATGCTGATCGGCCGGGGTGACCTGGAGGAGGTCGGCGGCTGGCGGCCGGTGCCCCGATCGGTCGACCGGGGACTGATCGACCGGGTCCGGCGGGCCGGTGGACTGATCTACCGGACCCATCCGCTCGGCTACGTCTACCAGCGACGGTCGGCCGGACACACCTGGGATCCGGGGCTGGAGTACTTCCTGCGGGACGCCGGCGCGCAGTGGTCCGGCCTGCCCCGGCACGCTGAGTTCGGCACCGCGTCGGTCCGGGAGAGCACACCGGATCTCGCCACCGCCGGTCCGGCCGGTCCGCTGCCGTCCGGTCGTGGCCCGGCCGGACCCGTGCTGACCCGCGCGGATTCGTCCCGGCCGCCCCGGGGTGGCTTCCCGGCGTCGCCCGGTGCCGACGACGACGTCCCGCGGCGTCGGGGTGGCAGCACGGTCGGTCACTGTCGACTACTCTGA
- a CDS encoding L-serine ammonia-lyase: MISAFDLFSVGIGPSSSHTVGPMRAARTFATGLKADGLLAGTARVHAELFGSLGATGHGHGSGPAVLLGLLGEAPETVDPDRVAETVAGIRAEGRLAVLGAHGVDFDFDRDLVLHRRRSLPFHPNGMTFTAYDLAGEPVRSRTYYSVGGGFVVDETATGADRIKPDTTRVRYPFSTGAELLALTAETGLSISGIMLANERSWRSEAEIRTELLEIWRVMQECVERGSLRDGTLPGGLRVRRRAAELRRGLEADPGATDPLRVMDWVTLFALAVNEENAAGGRVVTAPTNGAAGIIPAVLHYYTRFVPSASDDGVVRFLLAAAAIGVLFKENASISGAEVGCQGEVGSACSMAAAGLAEALGGTPAQVENAAEIGMEHNLGLTCDPVGGLVQIPCIERNAVASIKAITATRLALRGDGEHAVSLDKVIKTMRETGADMKVKYKETARGGLAVNVIEC, encoded by the coding sequence ATGATCAGCGCTTTCGACCTGTTTTCGGTGGGGATCGGTCCGTCGAGTTCACACACCGTCGGTCCGATGCGGGCCGCCCGGACGTTCGCCACCGGACTCAAGGCCGATGGCCTGCTCGCCGGCACGGCCAGGGTGCACGCCGAACTCTTCGGCTCGCTCGGCGCGACCGGGCACGGGCACGGAAGTGGACCCGCGGTACTGCTCGGGTTGCTCGGTGAGGCGCCGGAGACGGTCGACCCGGACCGGGTCGCCGAGACGGTCGCCGGGATCCGGGCGGAGGGCCGGCTGGCCGTACTCGGGGCGCACGGCGTCGACTTCGACTTCGACCGCGATCTGGTACTGCACCGCCGTCGCTCGCTGCCGTTCCATCCCAACGGGATGACCTTCACCGCGTACGACCTGGCGGGTGAACCGGTGCGGAGCCGGACCTACTACTCGGTGGGCGGCGGGTTCGTGGTGGACGAGACCGCGACCGGCGCGGACCGGATCAAGCCGGACACGACCCGGGTGCGGTACCCGTTCTCCACCGGCGCCGAGCTGCTGGCCCTGACCGCCGAGACCGGGCTGTCGATCAGCGGGATCATGCTCGCGAACGAGCGGTCCTGGCGGAGCGAGGCGGAGATCCGTACCGAGCTGCTGGAGATCTGGCGGGTGATGCAGGAGTGCGTCGAGCGGGGCAGCCTGCGGGACGGGACGCTCCCCGGCGGGCTGCGGGTCCGGCGCCGGGCCGCCGAACTGCGCCGCGGCCTGGAGGCCGATCCGGGAGCCACCGACCCGCTCCGGGTGATGGACTGGGTGACGCTGTTCGCGCTCGCGGTCAACGAGGAGAACGCGGCCGGCGGCCGGGTGGTCACCGCGCCGACCAACGGTGCGGCCGGGATCATTCCGGCGGTGCTGCACTACTACACCCGGTTCGTGCCGTCGGCGTCGGACGACGGCGTCGTCCGGTTCCTGCTCGCCGCGGCGGCGATCGGCGTGCTGTTCAAGGAGAACGCCTCGATCTCCGGTGCCGAGGTGGGCTGCCAGGGCGAGGTGGGTTCCGCGTGTTCGATGGCCGCGGCCGGGCTGGCCGAGGCGCTGGGCGGTACGCCGGCCCAGGTGGAGAACGCGGCGGAGATCGGCATGGAGCACAACCTGGGTCTGACCTGTGATCCGGTCGGTGGACTGGTGCAGATCCCGTGCATCGAGCGGAACGCGGTCGCCAGCATCAAGGCGATCACGGCGACCCGGCTGGCGCTGCGGGGCGACGGTGAGCACGCGGTCTCGCTGGACAAGGTGATCAAGACGATGCGGGAGACCGGCGCCGACATGAAGGTCAAGTACAAGGAGACCGCCCGGGGCGGCCTCGCCGTCAACGTCATCGAGTGCTGA
- a CDS encoding bifunctional glycosyltransferase/CDP-glycerol:glycerophosphate glycerophosphotransferase translates to MPLISFVVPVYRVQGYLRDCLDSILDQPVRDVEVVAVDDCSPDSCGEIVAEYAARDHRVRVVTLDENVGLGEARNIGLDLATGDYVWFLDSDDWLVDGCLVAVAERLRRVEPEVLVVDHVRAYWNNRTLGSGLDDTIGDSGDAVFGVRDRPEVIGVLHTAWNKVVHRRFLVDLGLRFGPGWYEDVSFSYPALLAARRISVLDVVCVNYRQRRSGAITRTLDDRHFEVFPHWRRVFDLMRRWGPEYDDLRPMIFERMVWHYLIVLGNGRRVSPQLRRAFFEQVAADYRRWLPPDGYRVPGGVEGLKHRLVAGGHWRAYVLLRAVHRSRGSARRLARRPLPGPLVRAARLAVPPSRGVRPPLPAPLSRPVQLPAVLSRARRLTRAALLRGYYHAQLRAPLDPTLALYASYWYRGYACNPAAIYAKARELAPGIRGVWVVRRDRVSSLPPGVPYVVAGSRPYFRALARAHWLINNVNFPDYVVKRRGSVHVQTHHGTPVKVMGLDQQRYPRGAAGLSFPGLLRRIDRWDYSVTANTFSTQRWERAYPADYLTLEAGYPRNDRLVNAGPEEIGAVRDRLGIAAGDRVVLYAPTHREHHPGYWPPFDPGALLDVLGPAGRLLIRGHYLDPGAVAAGGGASGTPASVGSPDVGDRVTDVTGHPSVEDLYLAADVLVTDYSSAMFDYGTLDRPIVIYAPDWDDYRRERGVYLDVLAEGPGVAATSLPELLDLFDGGAVDGAEASGARARFRHRFCALDDGRAAERVVRRTLLDEPG, encoded by the coding sequence ATGCCGCTGATCAGCTTCGTCGTGCCGGTCTATCGGGTCCAGGGTTACCTGCGCGACTGCCTCGACTCGATCCTCGACCAGCCGGTCCGGGACGTCGAGGTGGTCGCGGTCGACGACTGCTCGCCGGACAGCTGCGGCGAGATCGTCGCCGAGTACGCCGCCCGGGACCACCGGGTCCGGGTGGTGACCCTGGACGAGAACGTGGGGCTGGGCGAGGCCCGCAACATCGGCCTCGACCTGGCCACCGGGGACTACGTCTGGTTCCTGGACAGCGACGACTGGCTGGTCGACGGCTGCCTGGTGGCGGTGGCCGAGCGGCTGCGCCGGGTCGAGCCGGAGGTGCTGGTCGTCGACCATGTGCGGGCGTACTGGAACAACCGGACGCTCGGCAGTGGCCTGGACGACACGATCGGGGACTCCGGCGACGCCGTCTTCGGGGTGCGGGACCGGCCCGAGGTGATCGGGGTGCTGCACACCGCGTGGAACAAGGTGGTGCACCGCCGGTTCCTGGTCGACCTCGGCCTGCGCTTCGGCCCCGGCTGGTACGAGGACGTCTCGTTCAGCTATCCGGCGCTGCTCGCCGCGCGCCGGATCAGCGTGCTGGACGTGGTCTGCGTCAACTACCGGCAGCGGCGTTCGGGCGCGATCACCCGGACCCTGGACGACCGGCACTTCGAGGTCTTCCCGCACTGGCGACGGGTGTTCGATCTGATGCGGCGGTGGGGGCCGGAGTACGACGACCTCCGGCCGATGATCTTCGAGCGGATGGTCTGGCACTACCTGATCGTGCTGGGCAACGGACGGCGGGTCTCGCCGCAGCTGCGCAGGGCGTTCTTCGAACAGGTGGCCGCGGATTACCGCCGCTGGCTGCCGCCGGACGGGTACCGGGTGCCGGGCGGGGTGGAGGGGCTGAAGCACCGGTTGGTGGCCGGCGGCCACTGGCGGGCGTACGTCCTGCTCCGCGCTGTGCACCGGTCCCGGGGCAGCGCCCGCCGACTCGCCCGTCGGCCGCTGCCGGGCCCGCTGGTCCGGGCCGCCCGGCTGGCCGTGCCACCTTCCCGGGGCGTCCGGCCGCCGCTGCCGGCGCCGCTGTCCCGGCCCGTCCAGTTGCCGGCCGTGCTCTCCCGGGCCCGCCGGCTGACCCGGGCGGCGCTGCTGCGGGGCTACTACCACGCCCAGTTGCGGGCTCCGCTCGATCCGACGTTGGCCCTGTACGCGTCGTACTGGTACCGGGGCTACGCCTGTAATCCGGCGGCGATCTACGCCAAGGCGCGCGAACTCGCCCCCGGGATCCGGGGCGTGTGGGTGGTACGGCGGGACCGGGTGTCGAGCCTGCCGCCCGGAGTGCCGTACGTGGTGGCCGGGAGCCGGCCGTACTTCCGGGCGCTGGCCCGGGCGCACTGGTTGATCAACAATGTCAACTTCCCCGACTACGTGGTGAAGCGGCGCGGCTCGGTGCACGTGCAGACCCACCACGGCACCCCGGTAAAGGTGATGGGGCTGGACCAGCAGCGCTATCCGCGCGGTGCGGCCGGGTTGAGTTTTCCCGGACTGCTGCGCCGGATCGACCGCTGGGACTACAGCGTCACCGCGAACACCTTCTCCACCCAGAGGTGGGAGCGTGCCTATCCGGCGGACTACCTGACCCTGGAGGCCGGTTATCCGCGCAACGACCGGCTGGTGAACGCCGGGCCCGAGGAGATCGGGGCCGTCCGGGACCGGCTCGGCATCGCAGCCGGCGACCGGGTGGTGCTGTACGCGCCGACCCATCGGGAGCACCATCCCGGCTACTGGCCGCCGTTCGATCCCGGTGCGCTGCTCGACGTCCTCGGGCCGGCCGGCCGACTGCTGATCCGGGGCCACTACCTCGATCCCGGTGCGGTGGCCGCCGGCGGTGGCGCTTCCGGGACGCCGGCCTCAGTGGGCTCGCCGGACGTCGGGGACCGGGTGACGGACGTGACCGGTCATCCGTCGGTGGAGGATCTGTACCTGGCCGCCGACGTACTGGTCACGGACTACTCGTCGGCGATGTTCGACTACGGCACGCTGGACCGGCCGATCGTGATCTACGCCCCGGACTGGGACGACTACCGCCGGGAGCGCGGGGTCTACCTGGACGTCCTCGCCGAGGGGCCCGGGGTGGCGGCGACGAGCCTGCCGGAGTTGCTCGACCTGTTCGACGGCGGCGCCGTCGACGGCGCCGAGGCGTCCGGGGCCCGCGCGCGTTTCCGGCACCGGTTCTGTGCGCTGGACGACGGCCGGGCGGCGGAGCGGGTGGTCCGGCGGACCCTGCTCGACGAGCCCGGCTGA
- a CDS encoding glycosyltransferase, which produces MSSRARATAARSQVRLFRNDWSPLRPPDLDDWRPTRSVSLVIPAHNCQRSLDLTLAALRHQTYPAELFEVVVVDDGSDPPLTLPAIRPENCRVVRMADHSAGWGRSAALDLGARNSGGEILHWLDADMVVFPEHVAAQARWQHVSDEAVTLGYKRFTDADWPDPEQVAQCCAAGTVDRLFRFEETEPHEYVERLIDDTDQLRAGDHLNFRAHVGATAALPRSLYEETGGLNPELRLGEDTEFGYRLAQAGAVFVPEPRARSWHLGPSHMMTRGESLRRYNRPFLADLMPQPRYLRPAAHRGWAVPLVVAVVPAGGPYELVRTCVDRLLAGDQTDLRVLLVADWAELSDDRRSVLADPLLDRRLLAATYRSEPRVQLAGQAPETAFPAPYLLQLAPHLGVDADSVRRLVAVADQWQVGLVRLLPPGAVSPEDGMSLWRTSALSRARRVRRPGEQLDEVVAEVAGRRWVSGNDFGVLDLRLLPENQWVAPRPRLVVRPAKRSRRAATLGVETIPVGGIRSLANATRFVAGRYAGLAADRVRQRVRRPPPTAD; this is translated from the coding sequence GTGTCCAGTCGCGCCCGGGCCACGGCGGCCCGTTCCCAGGTCCGGTTGTTCCGGAACGACTGGAGTCCACTGCGCCCGCCCGACCTGGACGACTGGCGACCGACCCGGTCGGTCTCGCTGGTCATTCCGGCCCACAACTGCCAACGCTCCCTCGACCTCACCCTGGCCGCGCTGCGCCACCAGACCTATCCGGCGGAGCTGTTCGAGGTGGTGGTGGTCGACGACGGCAGCGATCCACCCCTGACCCTGCCGGCCATCCGGCCGGAGAACTGCCGCGTCGTACGGATGGCCGACCACTCCGCCGGCTGGGGACGGTCCGCCGCACTGGACCTCGGGGCGCGCAACAGCGGCGGCGAGATCCTGCACTGGCTCGACGCGGACATGGTCGTCTTTCCCGAACACGTCGCGGCGCAGGCCCGCTGGCAGCACGTCAGCGACGAGGCGGTGACGCTGGGATACAAGCGCTTCACCGACGCCGACTGGCCCGATCCGGAGCAGGTCGCCCAGTGTTGCGCCGCCGGCACCGTCGACCGGCTCTTCCGGTTCGAGGAGACCGAGCCACACGAGTACGTCGAGCGGCTGATCGACGACACCGACCAGCTCCGGGCCGGGGACCATCTCAACTTCCGGGCGCACGTGGGTGCCACCGCCGCACTTCCCCGGTCGCTGTACGAGGAGACCGGCGGACTGAACCCCGAGTTGCGGCTCGGCGAGGACACCGAGTTCGGCTACCGGCTCGCCCAGGCGGGTGCCGTGTTCGTGCCCGAGCCCCGGGCCCGGAGCTGGCACCTGGGGCCGTCGCACATGATGACCAGGGGCGAGTCGCTGCGCCGGTACAACCGCCCGTTCCTGGCCGACCTGATGCCGCAGCCCCGTTATCTCCGGCCGGCCGCACACCGAGGCTGGGCCGTACCGCTGGTCGTCGCGGTGGTGCCGGCCGGCGGCCCGTACGAGTTGGTCCGGACGTGTGTCGACCGGTTGCTGGCCGGCGACCAGACCGACCTGCGGGTGTTGCTGGTGGCCGACTGGGCGGAGCTGTCCGACGACCGCCGTTCGGTGCTCGCCGATCCCCTGTTGGACCGCCGGCTCCTCGCCGCCACCTACCGGTCCGAGCCCCGGGTGCAACTGGCCGGACAGGCTCCGGAGACCGCGTTTCCGGCGCCGTACCTGCTGCAACTCGCCCCGCATCTCGGCGTCGACGCGGACAGCGTGCGGCGGCTGGTGGCGGTCGCCGACCAGTGGCAGGTCGGCCTGGTCCGGCTGCTGCCGCCCGGGGCGGTCTCGCCCGAGGACGGGATGTCGCTCTGGCGCACCTCGGCACTGTCCCGGGCCCGACGGGTCCGCCGACCCGGCGAGCAGCTCGACGAGGTGGTGGCCGAGGTGGCCGGCCGGCGCTGGGTCAGCGGGAACGACTTCGGCGTACTCGACCTGCGGCTGTTGCCGGAGAACCAGTGGGTGGCGCCGCGCCCCCGCCTGGTGGTCCGGCCCGCGAAGCGGTCCCGGCGGGCGGCGACGCTCGGGGTTGAGACGATCCCGGTCGGCGGGATCCGGTCCCTCGCCAACGCCACCCGGTTCGTCGCCGGCCGGTACGCCGGACTGGCCGCCGACCGGGTCCGCCAGCGGGTACGCCGACCGCCCCCGACCGCCGACTGA
- a CDS encoding ABC transporter permease: MTSGVVAVWSHRNTLRLLVRRDLAVKYQQSVLGYFWSLIEPLGMGAIYFFVFGLLYKSATNRHLGDAADSYPLFLITGIFAWMWTSSAIGEATNALTGQARLITTMNLPREVFPIGRVAGRFAEYVAGLPILAAVAIVYASLGKIDLGVTLLALPLAVLIQATLLIGVALLLSSLNVLMRDIERLMRLVTRVLFYATPIIYPLTLVRESSMPDWVKIAYEINPLVGIFQLHHAVWYPDEFPDARLLGVAAGGSLLVLLAGWWVFRRLEPAVLKEL; encoded by the coding sequence GTGACGTCTGGCGTGGTGGCGGTGTGGTCGCACCGCAACACGCTCCGGCTGCTCGTCCGGCGGGACCTGGCCGTGAAGTACCAGCAGTCGGTGCTGGGCTATTTCTGGTCGCTGATCGAGCCGCTCGGGATGGGCGCGATCTACTTCTTCGTCTTCGGACTGCTCTACAAGTCGGCCACCAACCGGCACCTCGGCGACGCCGCCGACTCGTACCCGCTGTTCCTGATCACCGGCATCTTCGCCTGGATGTGGACCAGTTCGGCGATCGGCGAGGCGACCAACGCGCTCACCGGGCAGGCCCGGCTGATCACCACGATGAACCTGCCGCGCGAGGTGTTCCCGATCGGCCGGGTCGCCGGCCGGTTCGCCGAGTACGTCGCCGGGCTGCCGATCCTGGCCGCCGTCGCGATCGTGTACGCCTCGCTCGGAAAGATCGATCTGGGCGTCACGCTGCTCGCGCTGCCGCTCGCGGTGCTGATCCAGGCGACCCTGCTGATCGGCGTCGCACTGCTGCTCTCCTCGCTCAACGTGCTGATGCGGGACATCGAGCGGCTGATGCGGCTGGTCACCCGGGTCCTGTTCTACGCCACCCCGATCATCTACCCGCTGACCCTGGTCCGGGAATCCTCGATGCCCGACTGGGTGAAGATCGCGTACGAGATCAACCCGCTGGTCGGGATCTTCCAGCTCCACCACGCGGTCTGGTACCCGGACGAGTTCCCCGACGCGCGGCTGCTCGGGGTGGCCGCCGGTGGCAGCCTGCTCGTCCTGCTCGCCGGCTGGTGGGTGTTCCGCCGGCTCGAACCCGCCGTACTCAAGGAGCTCTAG
- a CDS encoding winged helix-turn-helix transcriptional regulator gives MAARTSAETPEACVRSDAALTRAFTVLGKRWTAVVLGSLSAGPAGFRELSRAVGRVSDSVLSDRLSELTCNGLVARTVDEGPPVTVSYQLTDRGLALMPALHQISVWAAEHLPAEEA, from the coding sequence GTGGCGGCCAGGACGAGTGCGGAGACCCCCGAGGCCTGCGTACGCAGCGACGCCGCCCTGACCCGGGCCTTCACCGTGCTCGGCAAGCGCTGGACGGCGGTCGTACTCGGCAGCCTGAGCGCCGGGCCGGCCGGATTCCGCGAGCTGTCCCGTGCCGTCGGCCGGGTGAGTGACTCGGTGCTTTCCGACCGACTGTCGGAATTGACCTGTAACGGGCTGGTCGCCCGGACCGTCGACGAAGGGCCCCCCGTCACGGTCTCGTACCAACTGACCGACCGTGGGCTGGCGCTGATGCCGGCGCTTCACCAGATCTCGGTGTGGGCCGCCGAACACCTGCCCGCCGAGGAGGCCTGA